A stretch of DNA from Corallococcus silvisoli:
GGGGTCGCCGGTTCCGGCAAGACGATGATCCTGGGCTACCGCTGCTTGCAGTTGGCCAAGGCACTCCAGCGCCCCATCCTGGTCCTCTGCTTCGGGAAGCCGCTCTATGGATGGCTGGAGCAGATGCTGCGCGCCCAGGGGCTCTCACAGCAGGTCGTCATCCAGACCTTCCATGCCTGGTGCCACGCACAGCTCCGTCACTTCCACGCGGGCCTTCCACCGCAAGGGCTGACGGGCGGTGAATACGCCGAGCAGCTTGTCCAGCGGGTCATCGCCGCCGTGGATCGAGGCCTCATCCCCAGGGCTCAATATGGCGCGGTGCTCATCGACGAGGGACATGACTTCCAGCCGGAATGGTTCAAGCTCATCTCCCAGATGGTGGACCCGGGTACGAATTCACTGCTGCTGCTCTACGACGACGCCCAGTCCATCTATCCGCACAAGCGGTTCAGCTTCCGAAGCGTGGGCATCCAGGCGCAGGGGCGCACGACCATCCTGCGGCTGAACTACCGCAACACCGCGGACATCCTGCGGTTCGCAGCGGACTTCGCGCGGGAGGTGCTGACTCCCAGCGACGCGGACGAGGACAGCGTTCCGCTCGTCCAGCCCCAGTCCGCCGGACGCCGTGGCCCTGTTCCGAAGATCATCTCCCTGCCCAGCCTGCATGAAGAGCTGCGCTACATCGCGGGGCGCTTCCAGCAGCTCCACGCGGAGGGTCGTGCCTGGAATGAGATGGCGCTGCTCTACCGCAGCGTGGACATCGGACAGCGGGCGGTCAGGCACCTGGGCCAGCTGGGGATTCCGCTGCAATGGGTGGGAAAAGGCGCTGGGCAATCCGCCTTCAAGTCAGCCGAGGCCAGCGTGAAGGTGCTGACGTTCCACTCCAGCAAGGGATTGGAGTTCCCGGTCGTCGCCATCCCCCGTCTCAAACGTCCAGATCCCGAGCGTCCTGACGCCAAGGAGGAGGCCCGGCTGCTCTACGTGGCGATGACCCGTGCCATGGACCAACTCGTCCTCACCGAGAGCTGAAGGCCGACCGCTTCAGGCCCCTTCCTGATTCGGGGATAGACTCCAGCGCCGTGCGCTACGAGCTTCACGACGGCCGCGTCCTCACCTGGTCCCTGGAGACGCATGTCACCACGCACTGCAACCTGCGCTGCGCGCAGTGCTGCCCGCTGTCGCCGCACCTGCCCGCGTGGGCCGTGACGCCCTCGGCGCTGGGCGAGGACCTGCGCCAGCTGGCGCGCGTGCTCAAGCCCAACGTCTTCAAGCTCACCGGCGGCGAGCCGTTCCTCCATCCGGACCTGCCCGCCGTGCTCGACGTCGTGCGCGCCTCCGGCCTCTGCGAACAGGTGTCAATCACCACCAACGGCTTCCTCGCCCAGAGCGCCCCGGACGCCGTCTATGAGCGGCTCGACCGGATGACCCTGTCGTTCTACTCCTCCGCGCCCCTCCCCGAGCGCTCCATCACCCGCATCACCGAGCGCTGTGACCAGCACGGCGTCCACCTCACCGTGAAGGCCATCGACGCCTTCCAGCGCATCACCCCGGACGCACCCCTCGCGTCCGACGCGGAGGTCCAGGACGTCTTCGCGAAGTGCTGGCTCAAGCAGCGCTGCCACCTCGTCCACCAGGGCCGCTTCTACACCTGCACCCGCCCGCCCCACGTCGCCACCGTCCTCGCCGCCGCGCACCCGCACCTGCCCGCGCTCGCGCGAGAAGATGGCGTCGTGCTCGACGCGCCCGACCTGCTCACGCGCCTGCTCACCTATCTGGAACGGGGCACGCCGCTGGCGACCTGTCGCCACTGCCTGGGCTCCAGCGGGCCGTGGGAACCCCACGCGCAATTGCCCCGCGCCCGGCCTTGATGCGGCTCAGGGCGAGGCGGGGTCCGCCGGGGGCATCTGCTCCGGGCGGATCGGCGGCTCCGCGCGCAGCGGCAGCTCCACCGTGAAGACGGAGCCCTGCCCCAGGCGGCTCTCCACGCGCACCGTCCCGCCCATGGCCTCCACCAGCGTGCGGGTGATGTAGAGCCCCAGCCCCAGGCCGCCATAGTGCCGCTCGCTCACCGCGCGCTCGAAGCGGCCGAAGAGGCGCGGCAGCGACTCCTCCGAGATGCCGATGCCCTGGTCTCGCACCGTCAGCGACGCCTTCCCCGCGTGCGTCTCCAAGCGGATGTCGATGGGGCGCCCCTGGCCGTACTTGATGGCGTTGTCCACCAGGTTCACCACCACCTGCTCCAGGCGCGGCCGGTCCCACCACCCCGTCGCCACGCCCTCCTCGACCTCCAGTCGCAGCGTGGAGCCGGAGCGCGCGGCGGGACCTTCGTACGAGGCCACCACCTCGCGCACCAGCTCCACCAGGTCCACCCGCGTGGACACCAGGGACAGCCGCCCCGCCGCGATGCGCGACACGTCCAGCAGGTCGTTCACCAGCTCCGCCAGCTTCTTCAACTGCCGCGAGCCCACGTCCAGGTAGCTCTCCACCAGCTCGCGCCGCACGGGGCCCGGGGTGCGCCCCAGCTCGCGCCGCAGCGACTGGAGCTTGAGGTTGAGCGGCGTCAGCGGCGTCTTCAGCTCGTGGCTCGCGATGGACAGGAACTCGTCGCGCAGGCGCACCGCCTCGCGCGCCTCGCGGTACAGCCGCGCGTTCTCCAGGGACAGCGCCGCGCGGTTGGCCAGCTCCTGGAGGAAGGGCAGGTCCGCGGCCGTGTAGAAGCGGCCGGACCGCCAGGTGGTGGCGAAGCTGAGGATGCCCAACGTGCGCTCTCCGGCCAGCATGGGCACCAGCGCGATGGAGCGCAGCTGCATCCGCTGGAACAGCTCCAGACGCCCCGGGTCGCTCGTCATCTGACGCAGGCTCTCCTCGGTGACCGTCTCGATGAAGAAGGGCTGCCCCCGGAACAGCAGCGGGAGGGCGCCGCTCAGCCGGGGCGCGATGGAGTGGTAGGGCGCCGGGCTCCACAGCGGCTCCCGGAGCGCTGCGTCCTCCCCGGGGGCGTGCGCCACCTCCAGCCGCTTGAAGGTGCCGTCCTCCATCATCATGTCGACGATGCACCAGTCCGCCAGCGCGGGCACCGCCAGGCGCACCACGTTGCCCAGCGTGGCCTTGTAGTCCAGCGACGTGGCCAGGAAGGAGCTGGCGCCCGCCAGCAGGCGCAGGTGCTCCTCGTTGTGCGACAGCTCGCGCGCCAGCCGCTCCGCCCGCGCGCGGGCGCGCACCAGGTCCGTCACGTCGAAGCCGAAGCCGGCGATGCCGTCCACCCGCCCCTGCGTGTCGCGCGTGGGCGTGTAGGTGATGTCGAAGATGTATTCGCGTACGGCGCCGTCCGACTGGGGAATCTTGAGCGACCGCTCCCGGCCCTGGAAGGGCTCGCCCGTCCTGTAGACGCGGTCGAGCAGCCGCGCGATGCGCTCCGCCTCGTCCCTGGGGCTCACCTCGCGCAAGGGCCGGCCCAGGAGGTCCTGGTCGCCCAACATCGAGGAGTTGAGCGGGTTGGACAGCTCGAAGCGGTGCTCGGGCCCGCGGAAGATGACCAGGTGCGCGGGCGCGCGCATGAACAGCTCCCACAGCCGGGCGCGCTCATATTCGGCGGCGGCGCGGGCCGCGCGCTCGCGCTCCAGGAGGTCCGCGCGCTCCACGTTGGCCTGTCGCAGGCTCACGTTGAGGATCGTCACGAAGATCGACAGCACCAGGAAGAAGCCCAGCGCGACGAAGTTCCCAGGGGCGGTGGCCCAGGTCTCCCGCGGGGCCATGAAGAAGTAGTCCACCGTCAGCAGGGAGAGGCCGGTGGCGAGGATTCCGGGCCCCCAGCCGCCTCGCCACCCGGAGAACGTCACGGCGGCGAAGAAGGCCAGGAAGGGGGCGCTGGACATGTACGGCCACAGCGCCCGTTGGACGAGGAACGCCATCAGGACGCTCGCCGCCGCCAGCCCGTAGCGCGTCAGCACGGAGCCCTCCTTCCTCCGAGAGTCCCTGGGCGGCTGCGGAGGGACGAAGGAGGGCGGTGGTTCCGGTGGATGACGAGGGGTGGACGGGACGGGAAGGGTCATGGAGGCGTGGGACCGGCCTTCAGCGGGCTTCCTTCCGAGCGTTGGGCTGGAGGGACCCCTGCATGGCGGCGGGGTAGCGGTCCCCGGCGGCCACTCCCGGCGGCGCGATGGCTTCGATGTCCGCCAGGTCCTGCTGCGTGAGCTTCACGTCCAGGGCGCCCAGGTTGTCGTCCAGGTACTTGCGGCGCTTGGTGCCCGGGATGGGGACCACGTCCTGGCCCCGGGAGAGCACCCAGGCGAGCGCGAGCTGCGCGGGCGTGCACTGCTTCTGGCGCGCGAGCCGGTCGATGTGCTCCACCAGCTTCAGGTTGCGCTGGAAGTTCTCCCCCTGGAAGCGGGGCGAGTGGCGGCGGTAGTCGTCCTCGGGCAGGTCCTCGATGCGCTTGAACTGGCCGGTGAGGAAGCCGCGGCCCAGGGGGCTGTAGGGGACGAAGCCCACGCCCAGCTCGCGGCACGCCTCGAGGACGCCGTCCTCGGGCTCACGGCTCCACAGCGAGTATTCCGACTGGACCGCCGTGATGGGGTGCACGGCGCACGCGCGGCGCAGTGTCTCCACGTTGACCTCCGACAGCCCCAGGAAGCGCACCTTGCCCGCCTTCACCAGCTCCGCCATCGCGCCCACGGTGTCCTCGATGGGCGTCTTCGGGTCGACACGGTGCAGGTAGTACAGGTCGATGACTTCCATTCCCAGGCGCTTCAGGCTCGCGTCGCACGCCTGCTTCACGTACTCCGGCCGGCCGTTGATGCCGCGCGACTGCGGGTTGGCCGGGTCGCGCACGAGGCCGAACTTCGTGGCCAGCACGAGCTTCGCGCGGTGGGGACCGAGCACGCGGCCCACCAGCTCCTCGTTCCGTCCCGGGCCATAGGCGTCCGCGGTGTCGAAGAAGGTGATGCCCCGGTCCAACGCGTGGAGCAGCGTGGCCTCCGACTCCGTGTCATCCCGGCCCGAATAGAAATCCGACATGCCCATGCAGCCCAGGCCCAGCGCCGAAACGGTGAGGCCCTGCCTGCCCAGCTTTCGAGTCTCCATGTCCTGTGTCTCCCCGCGGGTGCGTTCCCCTGGGAGAATCTTCACGCGGGGCTCGGGAATCCAGGGCAAACGACCTGGGGACGCCTGGATCAACCTGGAGGAGACAGCTCGCTGCGGAAGGGGAGCGGCTTGGCGGCCGGCGCCAGCGCCTCGGCCCCGCGCGCCTCCACCACCGGCGCCGTCCAGCCCAGGTTGCGCAGCGCCGCGCCCAGCCGCTCGCACAGGGAGCCCACGCTGTCCGGTGGAGCACCCGCCAGCTCCAGCGTGAAGCGCTCCAGGGACACCTGGGTCAGCCGGAACGCGCGCAGCGGGTGGTGCTTGAACACCCAGGCCAGTGACCACGCGTCCACCGCCCGTCCCGCCGGCGTGAGGAACGCGCAGGCCCCGCGCCCGCCGAAGCCCGTCAGCGTCCAGCCGTGGAAGCCACAGGCGCATGTGTCCCGCCGCACGGTGCCAGTGTCTCCCGGTCGGTAGCGCAAGAGGGGCAGCACGCTGGGGCGCAGCCGCGTCACCACCACTTCTGCTCCGTCCGGCTCCAGCCAGACATCCGGCGTGAGCACGTGGAAGCGGCCCCGGTTCGCGCCGTGCAGGCACTCCCACGCCAGCGGTCCCGTCTCCGTGGTGGCGTAGTAGTTGAGGACCGGCACGCCGCGCTCATGTGCCCACGCGTCGCGCAGCGCCTCGGGCAGGTGCTGCGCGGAGGTGAGCGCCAGCAGGGGGGAGGGCACCTCCGGATGGCCCAGCAGCCAGCGCAGGCCCTCCGGGTCGGAGAAGACAACCGAGGCCTTCACCCGCTGCAATCGCGCCACGGCGTCGTCGCGCAGCACGGAGACGCGGTGCAGGGCGCCGCCGTGGAACAGCGGCAGGCGCACGGAGTACTCCAGCCCGCCCGGCAGCGCGTCCAGCAGCACCACGCGGGGACGGGGCGGCGGCACCGTGCCGGTGCGCTCGGTGAAGAAGCGGAGCACGGCCCACATGAGCAGGCAGTCGCGCCGGTCGCGCAGCACGTTCACCGGGTCGCCCGTGGTGCCGGAGCTCTTCACCACCACGCACTCGTCGGACGCGCTGGGCAGCGTGGGCACGTCCTCCCAGTGGCGCGCGAGCGCCGCGCGGTCCAGGGCGGGAAAGTGCCGCAGGTCCTCCAGCCGCCGCAGGTCGCCCGGGTGCAGCCCCGACTCGCGCAGCACGCGCACGTAGTAGGGCGACCCCTTCAGCGCGTCGCGGAGGGCCGGCAGCCGCGCCTCCAGC
This window harbors:
- a CDS encoding DEAD/DEAH box helicase; translation: MATLIPALNQCLGRMQAGEKRFARRLEEKLEDDYLLWYDVPIGGTGHHPDFIILHPRRGLLVLEVKDWKRDTLHRLDKTRAVLMTESGPKEVTNPFEQSRTYAQEIATLLQRDPMLLEPSGPHRGRLVLPWSHGVVLSNITRKQFEEGELGLALPPHRVICRDEMAEDVEPEKFQNRLWNMFPWSPTQPVSLPQLDRIRWHVFPELRIGGTPLVRSAPAQAELELSVPDLIRIMDLQQEQLARSLGEGHRVIHGVAGSGKTMILGYRCLQLAKALQRPILVLCFGKPLYGWLEQMLRAQGLSQQVVIQTFHAWCHAQLRHFHAGLPPQGLTGGEYAEQLVQRVIAAVDRGLIPRAQYGAVLIDEGHDFQPEWFKLISQMVDPGTNSLLLLYDDAQSIYPHKRFSFRSVGIQAQGRTTILRLNYRNTADILRFAADFAREVLTPSDADEDSVPLVQPQSAGRRGPVPKIISLPSLHEELRYIAGRFQQLHAEGRAWNEMALLYRSVDIGQRAVRHLGQLGIPLQWVGKGAGQSAFKSAEASVKVLTFHSSKGLEFPVVAIPRLKRPDPERPDAKEEARLLYVAMTRAMDQLVLTES
- a CDS encoding radical SAM protein, yielding MRYELHDGRVLTWSLETHVTTHCNLRCAQCCPLSPHLPAWAVTPSALGEDLRQLARVLKPNVFKLTGGEPFLHPDLPAVLDVVRASGLCEQVSITTNGFLAQSAPDAVYERLDRMTLSFYSSAPLPERSITRITERCDQHGVHLTVKAIDAFQRITPDAPLASDAEVQDVFAKCWLKQRCHLVHQGRFYTCTRPPHVATVLAAAHPHLPALAREDGVVLDAPDLLTRLLTYLERGTPLATCRHCLGSSGPWEPHAQLPRARP
- a CDS encoding sensor histidine kinase, with amino-acid sequence MLTRYGLAAASVLMAFLVQRALWPYMSSAPFLAFFAAVTFSGWRGGWGPGILATGLSLLTVDYFFMAPRETWATAPGNFVALGFFLVLSIFVTILNVSLRQANVERADLLERERAARAAAEYERARLWELFMRAPAHLVIFRGPEHRFELSNPLNSSMLGDQDLLGRPLREVSPRDEAERIARLLDRVYRTGEPFQGRERSLKIPQSDGAVREYIFDITYTPTRDTQGRVDGIAGFGFDVTDLVRARARAERLARELSHNEEHLRLLAGASSFLATSLDYKATLGNVVRLAVPALADWCIVDMMMEDGTFKRLEVAHAPGEDAALREPLWSPAPYHSIAPRLSGALPLLFRGQPFFIETVTEESLRQMTSDPGRLELFQRMQLRSIALVPMLAGERTLGILSFATTWRSGRFYTAADLPFLQELANRAALSLENARLYREAREAVRLRDEFLSIASHELKTPLTPLNLKLQSLRRELGRTPGPVRRELVESYLDVGSRQLKKLAELVNDLLDVSRIAAGRLSLVSTRVDLVELVREVVASYEGPAARSGSTLRLEVEEGVATGWWDRPRLEQVVVNLVDNAIKYGQGRPIDIRLETHAGKASLTVRDQGIGISEESLPRLFGRFERAVSERHYGGLGLGLYITRTLVEAMGGTVRVESRLGQGSVFTVELPLRAEPPIRPEQMPPADPASP
- a CDS encoding aldo/keto reductase gives rise to the protein METRKLGRQGLTVSALGLGCMGMSDFYSGRDDTESEATLLHALDRGITFFDTADAYGPGRNEELVGRVLGPHRAKLVLATKFGLVRDPANPQSRGINGRPEYVKQACDASLKRLGMEVIDLYYLHRVDPKTPIEDTVGAMAELVKAGKVRFLGLSEVNVETLRRACAVHPITAVQSEYSLWSREPEDGVLEACRELGVGFVPYSPLGRGFLTGQFKRIEDLPEDDYRRHSPRFQGENFQRNLKLVEHIDRLARQKQCTPAQLALAWVLSRGQDVVPIPGTKRRKYLDDNLGALDVKLTQQDLADIEAIAPPGVAAGDRYPAAMQGSLQPNARKEAR
- a CDS encoding AMP-binding protein; translated protein: MTLGVAPRARIRRDSHTQWPHLPWALEVAAGLMRGAATEDEARARAALEARLPALRDALKGSPYYVRVLRESGLHPGDLRRLEDLRHFPALDRAALARHWEDVPTLPSASDECVVVKSSGTTGDPVNVLRDRRDCLLMWAVLRFFTERTGTVPPPRPRVVLLDALPGGLEYSVRLPLFHGGALHRVSVLRDDAVARLQRVKASVVFSDPEGLRWLLGHPEVPSPLLALTSAQHLPEALRDAWAHERGVPVLNYYATTETGPLAWECLHGANRGRFHVLTPDVWLEPDGAEVVVTRLRPSVLPLLRYRPGDTGTVRRDTCACGFHGWTLTGFGGRGACAFLTPAGRAVDAWSLAWVFKHHPLRAFRLTQVSLERFTLELAGAPPDSVGSLCERLGAALRNLGWTAPVVEARGAEALAPAAKPLPFRSELSPPG